A segment of the Yersinia rochesterensis genome:
GTCAAGGTTATCTGAGCTGTGGTTGGGTATTTAATGCGGATACCGTATTTGACACAATGCGATTATTGGAGTGGGTGCGGTTAAATCCAGTGGAGCGAATCAAAGGTGTGATGCGTATTCCTGAGGGCACTCTTGTGGTTAACCGACAAGGCCATGATTTGAAAATTGAAACACGCCAAGTTCCACCACTCGATAGCCGGATTGAACTCATTAGCATCACTGACCCCGATTGGAATGTATTACAGCATGAATTACTCAGGGCTCGACTACAGAAGGAGGTATAATGCTGCCAAATTTATTTACCGCACCATTCTTACATTGACCATTTTTAGATTAAAGGCCACCGCATGACCCGTCGTAATTTGCCGGTAATATTACTGCTTAATTTACTTGGAATAGCCCTGTTTTTCTCTTGGTATATTCCAGCGAACCACGGTTTTTGAGAATATTAATCGCGTCAGCGAATTAACGGGTATTCCGACCAAAGACGCATCCAGTGATAGCTTCCCCGGCGACCATGGCATGATGCTGATTATTTTTACCTGCTTTATGTGGCGCTATTTCTCTCGGGGTGCTTTTGCCATCGCTTTAGTCATCGTGGTGGTTTTCTCTATGCCACGAATAATGATTGGCGCGCATTGGTTTACTGATATTGCTGTTGGCTCGCTTTCAGTCGTCTTGGTCGGGATAAGTTGGATATTGCTGACACCACTTAGTGATAAACTCATTGATGCCATTAACCGAAATCTGCCGGGCTCAAAATGTCAGTAACCCGCCCCCTGCTTTATTTTGGAGCAAAAATAGACTTTTTTGCTCCAACCGCCATTAATGATTACACACCTTTATTATCACCAAACGGCCATAAATTCAGCTATCTGCATTTAATATATAATATTACATTAACATTTTGTAAAATTATGGGCATAAAAGCTCTCGCCTTTTATTAATCATTACGGTAATCTCAAAAACGTTTGTGCTCGGATACCGGCATTTCACCACTATCCTGATTAATATTGTGCGTTCCTGCACATTTATTTGGTTAAGTGATTGTCTCATCAGACCACAATCAATAATCTCGATTCGTTTGGTATTTTTGGTAGCGACATCCGTCGTAAGGACAGCAAGGGAAAACAACAACAATGGTCAAGTCTCAACCTATTATGAGATATATTCTGCGGGTCATTCCTGCGGTTGCAGCAGCGGTAATGTTATCCGCGTGTAGTTCACCACAGAGTTCGAACGTACATAATACGCAAACTGAGATGCGTGCAGTTAATGACAAAGATGGGCTTTTACTGCAAGCCTCTCAGGATGAATTCGAAGCGATGGTGCGCAACGTTGACGTCAAGTCGAAAATTTTAGAACAGTATGCAGGGTGGAAAGGGGTTCGTTATCGTTTAGGCGGTAGCACCAAACGCGGTATTGATTGTTCTGCGTTTGTACAAACCACTTTCCGTGAACAATTTGGTATGGATTTGCCACGCTCAACCTCTGAGCAGCAAGATATTGGCAAGAAAATCCAACGTACTAAGTTGCGCCCGGGTGATTTGGTGCTGTTCCGAGCAGGATCGACAGGTCGTCATGTAGGTATCTACTTAGGTAACGATAAATTTGTACATGCATCGACCAGTGTCGGTGTGACAATATCGAGTCTAAATGAAGATTATTGGAATAAGCGTTATCGTGATGGCCGGCGAGTGCTAAGTAGTGGTTCGCGCAGCTAACTGATTTTATTCCTGTTGTCCGAGATACCAAACGAAACGATGAAACGCTGCCATTGGCAGCGTTTTTTATTGCCGAAATCGTTCTTATTACCGAAATATAGTTCTTGTAGTCCTATTGCCTCACTTTTGTAGGAAATGTCCTTTTTTGCT
Coding sequences within it:
- the mepS gene encoding bifunctional murein DD-endopeptidase/murein LD-carboxypeptidase, with product MVKSQPIMRYILRVIPAVAAAVMLSACSSPQSSNVHNTQTEMRAVNDKDGLLLQASQDEFEAMVRNVDVKSKILEQYAGWKGVRYRLGGSTKRGIDCSAFVQTTFREQFGMDLPRSTSEQQDIGKKIQRTKLRPGDLVLFRAGSTGRHVGIYLGNDKFVHASTSVGVTISSLNEDYWNKRYRDGRRVLSSGSRS